A genome region from Mercenaria mercenaria strain notata chromosome 11, MADL_Memer_1, whole genome shotgun sequence includes the following:
- the LOC123531327 gene encoding uncharacterized protein LOC123531327 isoform X2: MNKGLEYSTSQGSILADRGPRNMVPVHNYPSGVGKSHVWRGAAYYVPSENRWIQQDKYRSLPREARRDAIYFESEDDWVAWKIKNDKPKGPSGITMSGYPRDFTGVPVPTLLPSQVCAINRRWSGAGYFAPSSNRWFHDTDSPGIPKESLHFYNEEDWIKFKYMCENPAIRK; this comes from the exons ATGAACAAAGGTCTAGAGTACAGTACAAGCCAGGGGTCCATTCTGGCTGACCGGGGTCCACGAAATATGGTTCCAGTCCACAACTACCCTTCCGGTGTTGGAAAAAGTCACGTGTGGAGAGGAGCCGCTTATTACGTCCCCAGTGAAAACAG ATGGATACAGCAGGACAAGTATAGGTCACTTCCCCGGGAGGCAAGGAGAGATGCTATATACTTCGAATCTGAGGATGATTGGGTTGCTTGGAAAATAAAGAACGATAAGCCCAAAGGCCCTTCAG GAATAACAATGTCCGGATACCCACGTGATTTTACTGGTGTACCAGTTCCAACACTACTTCCGTCTCAAGTTTGTGCTATAAATAGACGTTGGTCTGGTGCTGGCTACTTTGCTCCCTCTTCCAACCGCTGGTTCCACGATACCGACAGTCCAGGAATACCGAAGGAATCTTTGCATTTCTATAACGAAGAAGACTGGATAAAATTCAAGTACATGTGCGAGAACCCTGCAATTCGAAAGTAA
- the LOC123531327 gene encoding uncharacterized protein LOC123531327 isoform X1 — protein sequence MMKMNKGLEYSTSQGSILADRGPRNMVPVHNYPSGVGKSHVWRGAAYYVPSENRWIQQDKYRSLPREARRDAIYFESEDDWVAWKIKNDKPKGPSGITMSGYPRDFTGVPVPTLLPSQVCAINRRWSGAGYFAPSSNRWFHDTDSPGIPKESLHFYNEEDWIKFKYMCENPAIRK from the exons ATGATG AAGATGAACAAAGGTCTAGAGTACAGTACAAGCCAGGGGTCCATTCTGGCTGACCGGGGTCCACGAAATATGGTTCCAGTCCACAACTACCCTTCCGGTGTTGGAAAAAGTCACGTGTGGAGAGGAGCCGCTTATTACGTCCCCAGTGAAAACAG ATGGATACAGCAGGACAAGTATAGGTCACTTCCCCGGGAGGCAAGGAGAGATGCTATATACTTCGAATCTGAGGATGATTGGGTTGCTTGGAAAATAAAGAACGATAAGCCCAAAGGCCCTTCAG GAATAACAATGTCCGGATACCCACGTGATTTTACTGGTGTACCAGTTCCAACACTACTTCCGTCTCAAGTTTGTGCTATAAATAGACGTTGGTCTGGTGCTGGCTACTTTGCTCCCTCTTCCAACCGCTGGTTCCACGATACCGACAGTCCAGGAATACCGAAGGAATCTTTGCATTTCTATAACGAAGAAGACTGGATAAAATTCAAGTACATGTGCGAGAACCCTGCAATTCGAAAGTAA
- the LOC123531328 gene encoding uncharacterized protein LOC123531328 yields MQPVYRMAAQLPQPHYSTPSNNYLSGDGKSLVYEGSGYYVPSERGRWIKYSDYRSLPQEARRDAIDMQSEDQFVEFMRQRDTPSGYYHKNIGLKQSGTPALRLGGYTRQLPSMPPKDVFQNPWPKSDAWVPIQREGRGEYYGYYHEAIDAERERRRKEFPTSWRIEPRDVPKL; encoded by the exons ATGCAACCGGTGTACAG GATGGCAGCTCAACTACCGCAACCTCACTACTCGACCCCGTCCAACAATTATCTGTCAGGGGATGGAAAATCTCTAGTATATGAAGGGTCTGGATACTATGTACCGTCAGAGAGAGGGCGCTGGATAAAATACAGTGACTACAG ATCGTTGCCCCAGGAGGCCAGAAGGGATGCTATCGACATGCAGTCTGAGGATCAGTTTGTTGAATTCATGAGACAGAGAGATACGCCCTCTG GCTACTACCACAAAAACATTGGTTTGAAACAGAGCGGCACTCCTGCCTTACGTCTCGGAGGGTACACACGACAGCTACCCTCTATGCCCCCTAAAGACGTTTTCCAAAACCCCTGGCCCAAGAGTGATGCCTGGGTGCCCATACAGAGAGAGGGACGTGGAGAATATTATGGATATTACCATGAAGCGATTGATGCCGAGCGCGAACGGAGACGCAAGGAGTTTCCAACCAGCTGGAGGATTGAACCTAGAGATGTGCCAAAACTTTAG
- the LOC123531326 gene encoding tRNA (guanine(10)-N2)-methyltransferase homolog, with translation MDAGLSMIMANIGKVEKNMLVFDPFVGSGSLLVAAAIHGAYVLGTDIDYLLLHAKARPSRCNEKKRAADESIRSNLRQYGLDHLYIDALVADSSRSNMWRNNTLFDAIITDPPYGIREGAKKVGTQTVDVTIDEDLKTSGNHYPQRLDYHLSDIFKDLLNFSAKYLHKNGRLVYWFPVSIQTYTEENIPTHPCLQMVHNCEQKLNTRLSRRLITMEKVKDFSDGIQEAEVRVDHFQEATFREMYFNDSNLQKEKTVGIVKERTGGRDKLTNKVECLDVDDT, from the exons ATGGATGCAGGTCTATCTATGATTATGGCTAATATAGGAAAAGTGGAGAAAAACATGCTCGTATTTGATCCGTTTGTAGGCTCTG GAAGTTTACTTGTAGCAGCGGCTATCCATGGAGCGTATGTTTTAGGAACAGACATTGATTATCTACTGCTGCATGCTAAAG CCAGACCAAGTCGTTGTAACGAGAAGAAAAGAGCAGCAGATGAGAGTATCAGATCTAACCTCCGCCAGTATGGTCTTGACCACCTGTATATTGATGCTTTAGTAGCGGACTCCTCTCGTTCTAACATGTGGAGAAACAATACATTGTTTGATGCAATTATCACTGATc CACCTTATGGTATAAGAGAAGGAGCAAAGAAGGTTGGGACCCAAACAGTAGATGTGACAATAGATGAAGACTT GAAAACCAGTGGTAACCACTACCCACAGAGGCTTGATTACCATCTGTCAGATATCTTCAAGGATCTTCTGAATTTCTCAGCAAAATATCTGCACAAAAATGGTCGACTTGTATACTGGTTTCCAGTTTCCATACAGAC GTATACTGAAGAAAATATTCCAACACATCCCTGTCTACAGATGGTACACAACTGTGAACAAAAACTGAACACCAGACTCTCTAGAAGACTTATAACTATGGAGAAAGTTAAAGATTTTTCT GATGGTATACAAGAAGCCGAGGTGAGAGTGGACCACTTTCAGGAAGCTACATTCAGGGAGATGTACTTTAATGACTCAAATCTACAGAAAGAGAAGACTGTAGGAATAGTGAAGGAAAGGACTGGAGGAAGAGATAAATTGACAAATAAAGTGGAATGTTTAGATGTTGATGACACTTGA